The following proteins come from a genomic window of Polyangiaceae bacterium:
- a CDS encoding SMI1/KNR4 family protein: MSRMAKAITRFRQMPHHKYVDNPFNATSTIAQPASDAQVAAAWSGVSVPQDVAALWLECKSARLFEDTDYGQWGLVLLSPLASARRTAEERRSRPEDMREGDVVIGEFLGDQDLLVVAPSQGTECRVLVALPLDPRAEWYAVATDLESFLERYFDAGGEKFWERRHP; this comes from the coding sequence GTGTCCAGAATGGCCAAGGCAATCACGCGGTTTCGGCAAATGCCGCATCACAAGTACGTCGACAACCCGTTCAACGCGACCTCGACCATTGCGCAACCCGCGAGTGACGCACAAGTTGCAGCAGCTTGGAGCGGCGTCAGCGTTCCGCAGGACGTTGCTGCACTATGGTTAGAATGCAAATCGGCACGGCTGTTCGAAGATACCGACTACGGCCAGTGGGGCCTAGTTCTCCTGTCCCCCTTGGCCAGCGCGCGACGCACCGCGGAGGAACGGAGGTCAAGACCGGAAGACATGAGGGAGGGTGATGTAGTTATTGGCGAATTCCTTGGCGACCAAGATCTGCTGGTAGTCGCGCCATCGCAGGGCACGGAGTGCCGGGTGCTCGTCGCGCTGCCGCTCGACCCTCGAGCGGAGTGGTACGCGGTCGCAACCGATCTAGAGAGCTTCCTGGAGCGCTACTTTGACGCTGGAGGAGAGAAGTTCTGGGAGCGGCGTCACCCGTGA
- a CDS encoding IS66 family transposase: MLNAKCKELETLKGDPKELQRTLELLETLTKKAQEAAPPPNAQPSRDRSKDKPRSKFGPKPQPALPFEPMLFELDDADRVCPSCGGELRAMAGQFEASEMIDVIEVSYRLVQVQQQKYVCRCGSCVETAPGPERATPGSRYSLAFAIKVAIDKYLDHIPLARQSRILRRHGVDVTTQTLWGLLEVVERRLRAADGALFQDALSEPVIGLDQTSWKRLDDKHKKPWQIWCVTTPRAVVHRIRKDKGKETFTELVGAYRGVIVCDAAQTHEAGARESEHIHLAGCWAHAYRKFEEAAPDHPEAQLAMKWIGQLYEIDERAGDDLAAKTELRRTESRAVLDQLRTWLWSQALLKTLSIGKAAAYVIANWERLTRFVDDARIPLDNNATERGIRGPVVGRRNHFGSKSERGTQVAATFYSLIETAKLHGVNPAEYLLEAVRAADRGQVLLPWQMPR; the protein is encoded by the coding sequence GTGCTCAACGCGAAGTGCAAGGAGCTCGAAACGCTCAAGGGCGACCCGAAAGAGCTGCAGCGAACACTCGAGCTACTCGAGACGCTGACGAAGAAAGCGCAGGAGGCTGCGCCTCCGCCCAACGCCCAGCCCAGTCGCGATCGCTCGAAGGACAAGCCACGCAGTAAGTTCGGGCCGAAGCCGCAGCCCGCTCTGCCGTTCGAGCCGATGCTGTTCGAGCTCGACGACGCCGATCGCGTTTGCCCGAGCTGCGGTGGCGAGCTGCGCGCGATGGCCGGGCAGTTCGAGGCGTCGGAGATGATCGACGTGATCGAGGTGAGCTACCGGCTCGTCCAGGTCCAGCAGCAGAAGTACGTGTGTCGATGCGGAAGCTGCGTCGAAACCGCGCCGGGACCGGAGCGCGCGACTCCGGGTAGTCGCTACTCGCTCGCATTCGCGATCAAGGTCGCGATCGACAAGTACCTCGACCACATCCCGTTGGCGCGGCAGTCGCGAATCCTACGTCGCCATGGTGTCGACGTGACGACGCAGACGCTGTGGGGCTTGCTCGAAGTGGTCGAGCGGCGGCTCCGGGCAGCGGACGGCGCGCTGTTCCAAGACGCGCTCTCGGAGCCCGTGATCGGACTCGACCAGACGAGCTGGAAGCGACTCGACGACAAGCACAAGAAGCCCTGGCAGATTTGGTGCGTGACGACACCCAGGGCCGTCGTGCATCGGATTCGAAAGGATAAAGGCAAGGAGACCTTCACCGAACTCGTCGGTGCGTACCGCGGCGTGATCGTGTGCGACGCCGCACAGACACACGAAGCTGGCGCGAGAGAGAGCGAGCACATCCATCTCGCCGGATGCTGGGCGCACGCCTACCGAAAATTCGAAGAGGCGGCACCCGATCATCCCGAGGCGCAACTGGCGATGAAGTGGATCGGCCAGCTCTACGAGATCGACGAGCGCGCCGGCGATGACCTGGCAGCGAAAACCGAGCTGCGTCGCACGGAGTCTCGTGCGGTGCTCGACCAGCTAAGGACGTGGCTCTGGAGCCAGGCCCTGCTCAAGACCCTGAGCATCGGAAAGGCCGCCGCGTACGTGATCGCCAACTGGGAGCGCCTGACGCGCTTCGTGGACGACGCGCGCATCCCGCTCGACAACAACGCAACCGAGCGGGGCATTCGCGGGCCGGTTGTCGGGCGCCGGAACCACTTCGGCTCGAAGTCCGAGCGCGGCACGCAGGTAGCGGCGACCTTCTACTCGCTGATCGAGACTGCCAAGCTCCACGGGGTCAACCCGGCTGAGTATCTGCTCGAGGCGGTCAGAGCCGCCGACCGCGGCCAAGTGCTCCTGCCCTGGCAGATGCCCCGCTGA
- the tnpB gene encoding IS66 family insertion sequence element accessory protein TnpB, whose amino-acid sequence MILGTSRAVRVFAYPEPVDLRKGYDGLYGLVKTGLGRDPLSGDLFLFANKRRHACKVLVWDGTGLCIFQKRLERGRFAKLWSDDGRTVELTSTELALFIEGCDLVGRRVLSPGIVKPKVLALDRTA is encoded by the coding sequence ATGATCTTGGGCACGAGCCGAGCTGTGCGCGTGTTTGCGTACCCGGAGCCAGTGGATCTCCGCAAGGGGTACGACGGGCTGTACGGCCTCGTGAAGACCGGGCTCGGGCGCGACCCGCTGAGTGGTGACCTGTTCTTGTTCGCCAACAAGCGGCGACACGCTTGCAAGGTGCTCGTGTGGGACGGCACCGGGCTGTGCATCTTCCAGAAGCGACTCGAGCGCGGTCGCTTCGCGAAGCTGTGGAGCGACGACGGGCGCACGGTGGAGCTCACGTCGACCGAGCTGGCGCTCTTCATCGAGGGCTGCGATCTCGTCGGTCGTCGCGTGCTGTCGCCCGGGATCGTGAAGCCGAAAGTTCTTGCGCTCGATCGCACGGCGTGA